In the bacterium genome, one interval contains:
- a CDS encoding glutathione S-transferase family protein — MKHYFHPRSRAATTVWMLEELGAPHEAIVVDFTTGENNTPEFRAINPMGKVPALVDGNVVVTEAAAICAYLADKFADKGLAPPIDSTARAKYYRYLFFPGTTLEPLLSVAQLGVEVENPSSLGWGDMERGLAAVESMTPDEGWALGEQFTAADVVFGAMLDFSVRFDWMKASPKVAAYVERIRARPAYKASHPDG, encoded by the coding sequence ATGAAGCACTACTTCCACCCCCGAAGCCGGGCTGCCACGACGGTTTGGATGCTCGAGGAGCTCGGTGCCCCGCACGAGGCGATCGTCGTCGATTTCACGACTGGGGAGAACAACACGCCCGAGTTTCGGGCGATCAATCCAATGGGGAAAGTGCCCGCGCTCGTCGACGGCAATGTGGTGGTGACGGAAGCGGCCGCAATCTGCGCCTACCTCGCCGACAAGTTCGCTGACAAGGGCCTCGCACCGCCCATCGACTCGACCGCCCGGGCGAAGTACTACCGCTACCTCTTCTTCCCTGGCACCACTCTCGAGCCACTTCTTTCAGTGGCCCAGCTCGGGGTCGAGGTCGAGAACCCTTCATCCCTTGGATGGGGTGACATGGAACGAGGATTGGCGGCTGTCGAGTCCATGACTCCGGACGAGGGCTGGGCTCTGGGTGAACAGTTCACGGCGGCTGACGTCGTCTTCGGGGCAATGCTCGATTTCTCGGTCCGCTTCGACTGGATGAAGGCGTCGCCGAAGGTCGCCGCCTACGTGGAGCGCATCAGAGCGCGGCCCGCATACAAGGCGAGTCACCCCGATGGATGA